The Armatimonadota bacterium nucleotide sequence CCGGAGTCAGTTGAGGGATGCCGTCGACGACCGGAAACGCGTTGTGGCACTGGCCGCAGAGCAAGTAGTGTCCGTGCAGATCCAGCTTGGGCCGGTCGGCGCAAAGGGGGCACGCAAGGATGCTCAGGAGTTCGGCGTCGATGACGCCTTCGAGTTCTTCGCGTTCTGTCATTGGATCACCTCACGATAAGCTGCGCAGACGAGGGAGGCCATGCCCTTCCAGGTGAATTGGCGCGACCTTGCCTCGCCGGCCCCACGAAGGGACTCCAGCTTACTCGAATCGCCCAGCATCTCTCGGACCCTCGCAGCCCAAACTTCGGGTTCGCTCGAAGGCTCAATCACGGCGGCCTGTCCTGCCACCTCGGCCTGTGCGCCTCCTGGGCTGCAGAGCACGGGACACCGGCACGAAAACGCCTCCAGGAGCGTGATCCCGAAGCCCTCGTAGTGGCTCGGCGCAAGGTAGAGATCGGCAGCCGAATAGAGCGCGGAGAGCTGTCGGTCAGTGACGAACCCCGTCGCGAAACCGCGCGACCCCAGGGCCTCCTCGCCCCATCCCGCCTTGCCCGTCACCACGAGTCGGTGGGGTAGGGCGTCACCAAGGCGTTCGGCAGCGCGAAGGGCAAGGTCCATGTTCTTTCGGGGCCAACGGGTTCCCACGGTGAGCAGGAACGGGGTCTGGATTCCCAGTTCGGAGGACACCATTTGTCTCGCGAGTTCGCGCTCCGTTGGCCGAATGCCAAGGCCAGGGGCGAGCGGTGAGACTCGGACCTTTCCTTTCGCTGCCGGAACAAAACGCTCGATATCGGCGCGCGAGGTCTCGCTAACCGTGAGCACACGAGCCGCCCGCTTGGCGGAGGCCGGCACGAACTTCTGAAGGAGCACCCTGTCGCGCGGCTTAAACCACTCGGGCCCAATGAAGAAAGACACGTCGTGGATCGTGGTCAGCCCAATTCGCCCTGCAAGAGGGCTCAGGTTGTACTGCGTGTGGATGGCGCGCGCCCCCATCCTCCGTGCGGCGACGGGAAACGAAACGAGCGACCACCAACGCGACGACCTCGCGGGCAGGCAAATCCACTGAAACGCCGCTGAATCGGGAATCTCTGCGGGTCTCGGCTTGTTGGAAAAAAGCAGGAAGCGCAAGCCATGGTCTTGGCTCGCGAGCCCGTGGAGAAGGCCCGTCCAATAGGTGCTGTCGCCCGTGGAGGACCCGCCGGCCAGGCGTGCATCAATGGCGACGATCGGCTGCTCCATGGCGTTCGTTTGGCCCGATGTCTGCAGATCAGACACCCGGAACCCAAAGCGAATTATGGCTCCGAGCCCCGAGAGCTGGGTTCCGGCTGCTTGGAATGGACCATAATAGAGCGCTCCGGGAGCCGACAAGGCCATGAAAAAGAAACCTGCACCGATCGCCGCCGTGACCTTTCTCGTCGCCCTGGCATGCGCCGTGATCTTCTTCGGAAAGATGAACCAACCGGTCTCTGAGGAAGATCAACGCAAGATGGCAGAGCAGGAAGCCAAGAACAACATCCCCAAGACCGGCGAGTCGCGTCCGACGGTCAACAAGAGCGCGCTGGGGGTCAGCCTGGGTGACAAATCTGACAAGCAGGCCCCAGGTCCGCCCGAAGACAACCCCACGCTTGCGCCGGTGCCGACGATCCTCAAGGCCAACAAGTCCATGTTCCGGCCCACCCCGAACGAATCGGACCTGCAGCCCCAGTGGTATAAGAAGGACAAGCTTCAGCAGATTCCCGGCGAGAAGAAGTAGCCCTGGAGCGGTGCCGCGGTTGCCCCGCCGATAGGACTTCTTCATTCGCCGTCGAATAAGAGCGCATGCTTGCCGCCATCGCGCTGTTCTTTGTCGCCCAAACTCCAGCCAAAGGCCATGTTGCCGAGTTCTTTGGCGAGAGCGTTGGACTGAGGGTCGTGATGACCCCCATCGGCAAGACCGGGATCGCCGACGTGGCTGAGGAGTATTACGCCAAAGACGCCAAGGGCAAGTGGCGGATGGTCCTTACCTCTCCGACTTCCTCTCGGGTCAAGCTCACCTCTTCGGTCCCGCAACCCACGGCCCTGCGCCAGAGCGCCGGAAGGCTCTTCATCGAGCCGCCCGGATTCGCCTTCCAGCAAACGATCCTCTTCAGCCGCAAAGAAGGGAGCACCTTCACCCTAAAGCGCGCGGAAGGAGAGCGAGTCATCCAGAAGATCGTCGAGGTGCCGGCTATAGGAAAGGTCATCAAGGTCTCGCTGAGGGCGCATATGGCCAAGCCCCGCGAGAACATTGAGTACTTCGTGGATTCGCTGGCCTTTGCGCCGGACGGCAAGACCTTGAGCCAGGGCGGCAAGCCGGACTCCACCTTCTCGCCGGGGCTGCGCAAGGGCGACAACCAGGTTGTCGGCGACCACTTCTTCAGGGCTCCCGTCATCTCGGCCCAGAGGGGAACGATCGCCGCGCTCATGATGCCGGATGTCAATGTACTCGCCGAAAACCGCCCGATCCCCACAATTCTTGACCTGGACGCCAAGAACGACGTTGTGGACGCAACGCTGATGAGCTATGGCTTCGCCGATCATCGCGGTGTGGGGCACGTGTGGTACGCCCACGACGCCTCGATGGTTCGGCGCGTACCTCAAGACCTCAAACTGGCCTACCGCCTGATCCTGGACGCCAAGGCTGAACCCTTTGGGGCGTATCGACAGGCCGTAAAGCACCAGTGGGAGTGGTACGGACACGAGACCTTCGAAAAGATCCTGCCGCAAGCGATGCCGTTCGAGGAGTACGCCAAGGTCTGCTATCCGGCAGCCATCAACGGAGGAAGGCTGAAAGAGATCAATGGGGTCCAGACGGTGGACCCGGCGCGCAACTACCCCACGGAGCCGGGATGGTTCGAGGTGGAGATTGATGGCCAGATCTGTGGCGGAATCCCTGCTGGCTGGGGGTATCAGCAGGGTTGGGTGAGTTGGCAAAGCTGGTTCAACCAGCTCCGGTCGGCTTGGGGGCTGCACTGGTGGGGCCTGAAGCTGAAGAACCAGGATTGGATCGACAAGAGCAACAAGATGCTCAACCTGGCGCTCGCCGCGCCGATGGACCGGGGCCTCTGCCCGACCACCTATCAAATCAAGGAGAAAGCCTGGCTGGGCTCGCTTATCCGTCCGAGGGCCGACTGCTATTACGACCTGACCAACATCGCCTGGAAGGGCATCTGGATGCTCCGGTGGCTGGACTTTGAGGATTGCCCTCGCCGCGAAGACATCCTGAAACAGTGTCAAGAGATTGCTGGGGCGATGGTGCGACTGCAAAACGCCGATGGGTCCATTCCCACCTGGCTTACGAAGGACCAGAAGGTGGTGCCGATCCTAGATCACTCGGCGCAGACGGCTCTGCCGGCGTGGTTCCTCGCCGAGATATTGCTGTCGAAGCACGTCCCGTCACCGAATCCGGTCGCGGGAGCCTCCGGGGCCGCACGCGCGTCAGACTTTCTCGTCAAGAACGTCGTCGATCAGCAGCGCTGGTATGACTTCGAGACCTTCTTCTCCTGCTCTCCCAAGCAGTGCCTGCAAATGAACGGCGTCATCGATGACCCCGCGATGCACGATACGCACACGCTCTCGCCGCCCCAAAACACCCTCTGCATGCAGTGGGCCGCGGTGGCGTTGATGAAGACGTCGATGCTGCTGGGACAAGAGTCTTTGGGAGTGCCTTTGGGAGTGCGCGAGCTTGCTCGCGCTTTTCCGGGCCCTTCCGCGGAATCAAAGGAAATCCGTGGGAAGCCAAGCCAAAGCGCGAGCAAGCTCGCGCACTCCCAAACCCCGGCCCAATCCGAAATCCGCAATCCGAAATCCGCAATCTACAAAGCCGCTGCCCTCAAGGCCCTGGACATCATGGCGCTCTACCAGAACGCATGGAACATGAACTATCGCAAGACCGCTTATACGTTCGGGGGCTTCGGGGTCCAGAACTCCGACGGCGAGTACAACGACGCCCGCCAAGCGCAGTTCGGGTGCACTTTAGCGGACTTCGGCGCCGCGCTGGGACGGCGGGATTACTTCGAGCGCGGGGTGGCCGCCACACGCGCGGCGATGACGCTCATCAACCATCCGCTCCACCACGAGCTCGGCATCTATCCGAACCCGAACTACCCCCTCGGGCTCCAACCGGAGAACTGCTGCCACGGCGGCTCGGACCATCAGTCGGGCAGGACCGGATTCGACTGGGGCGAAGGGTCGGGCCTGGCGAGCATGGCTTGGCTGCTGGACAAGTTCGGCCCGGTCTACAAAACCAAGGACTGGACCGTCATCGTGGACGGCGGATTCGAGGGGGCCAAGTACGTGGTCAAGCCCAAGCCGCTCACCGATCCCACCTTCGACTTTGAGGATTGGCGCATGGAGGGCTGGCTCATCGAGGGGAGTTTCCCAGAAGTGCCGACCTGGTCCGAACGCCTAGACTTCGGCGTCAAGCGCGGGGAGGGGTTCATCGGCACCTGCGAAGACGGCAAAGGCAACTACGACGACGCCTATACAGGTTCGATCACGTCGCCGGAGTTTTCGGTCACCAAATCCAGGATTCGGCTGCTGGTCGGCGGTGGATCGCTTGAGGGCACCTACGTGGAGCTGATCGATGCGAGCGGCAAACGCCTCTTCGTCGAACGGGGACGCAATACGGAGCGGATGGACGAACGGGTCTGGGACGTGTCGGCGCTCAAGGGCCAGAAGCTGCGCATCCGGGCCGTGGACCGCGAAACCGGCGGCTGGGGACACATCAACTTGGGCCGTGTGCGGTGTGGGGATTGAACCTTCCGGATTTCGCACAGAGGCACGAAGGGGACACACAAGCCACAAAGGGTGTCACGTTCCAATTTGGTATTCGGTGTGCAGTGCATGAGCAACCTAC carries:
- a CDS encoding Trm112 family protein: MTEREELEGVIDAELLSILACPLCADRPKLDLHGHYLLCGQCHNAFPVVDGIPQLTPEDGVPISKIKDQLDD
- a CDS encoding glycosyltransferase family 4 protein, with amino-acid sequence MALSAPGALYYGPFQAAGTQLSGLGAIIRFGFRVSDLQTSGQTNAMEQPIVAIDARLAGGSSTGDSTYWTGLLHGLASQDHGLRFLLFSNKPRPAEIPDSAAFQWICLPARSSRWWSLVSFPVAARRMGARAIHTQYNLSPLAGRIGLTTIHDVSFFIGPEWFKPRDRVLLQKFVPASAKRAARVLTVSETSRADIERFVPAAKGKVRVSPLAPGLGIRPTERELARQMVSSELGIQTPFLLTVGTRWPRKNMDLALRAAERLGDALPHRLVVTGKAGWGEEALGSRGFATGFVTDRQLSALYSAADLYLAPSHYEGFGITLLEAFSCRCPVLCSPGGAQAEVAGQAAVIEPSSEPEVWAARVREMLGDSSKLESLRGAGEARSRQFTWKGMASLVCAAYREVIQ